The following proteins are co-located in the Urocitellus parryii isolate mUroPar1 chromosome 15, mUroPar1.hap1, whole genome shotgun sequence genome:
- the Nr1h2 gene encoding oxysterols receptor LXR-beta — translation MSSPTTSSLDSPVPGNGPPQPSTSSSSPTIKEEGPELWPEGLNPEALGTDGASSAFIEVILEPEEEPERKRKKGPAPKMLGHELCRVCGDKASGFHYNVLSCEGCKGFFRRSVVHGGAGRYACRGGGTCQMDAFMRRKCQQCRLRKCKEAGMREQCVLSEEQIRKKKIQKQQQQQQQQSLVEPGGSSSSASGPGASPGGSEAGGQGSGEGEGVQLTAAQELMIQQLVAAQLQCNKRSFSDQPKVTPWPLGADPQSRDARQQRFAHFTELAIISVQEIVDFAKQVPGFLQLGREDQIALLKASTIEIMLLETARRYNHETECITFLKDFTYSKDDFHRAGLQVEFINPIFEFSRAMRRLGLDDAEYALLIAINIFSADRPNVQEPSRVEALQQPYVEALLSYTRIKRPQDQLRFPRMLMKLVSLRTLSSVHSEQVFALRLQDKKLPPLLSEIWDVHE, via the exons ATGTCCTCCCCCACCACAAGTTCCCTGGACAGCCCCGTGCCTG GAAATGGCCCTCCTCAGCCCAGCACCTCCTCTTCTTCACCCACTATAAAGGaggagggccctgagctgtggccagAGGGTTTGAACCCTGAAGCCCTAGGCACTGATGGGGCCAGCTCCGCCTTCATAGAAG TCATCCTAGAGCCAGAGGAGGAGCCGGAGCGCAAGAGGAAGAAGGGCCCTGCTCCGAAGATGCTGGGCCACGAACTTTGCCGAGTGTGCGGGGACAAGGCCTCTGGCTTCCACTACAATGTGCTCAGTTGTGAAGGCTGCAAGGGCTTCTTCCGGCGTAGTGTGGTCCACGGTGGGGCTGGGCGCTATGCCTGCCGGGGCGGTGGAACCTGCCAGATGGACGCTTTCATGCGGCGCAAGTGCCAGCAGTGCCGGCTGCGCAAGTGCAAGGAGGCAGGGATGCGGGAGCAGT GTGTCCTCTCTGAGGAACAGATCCGGAAGAAGAAGATTCagaaacaacagcagcagcagcagcagcagtcacTCGTGGAACCAGGTGGCAGCAGCAGCTCAGCCTCTGGGCCTGGGGCGTCCCCTGGAGGGTCTGAGGCAGGTGGCCAGGGCTCAGGGGAAGGCGAGGGTGTCCAGTTAACAGCGGCTCAGGAACTAATGATCCAACAACTGGTGGCGGCCCAACTGCAGTGCAACAAACGCTCCTTCTCTGACCAGCCCAAAGTCACG CCTTGGCCCCTGGGTGCAGACCCCCAGTCCCGAGATGCCCGCCAGCAGCGCTTTGCCCACTTCACGGAATTGGCCATCATCTCAGTGCAGGAGATCGTGGACTTTGCCAAACAGGTGCCTGGCTTCCTACAGCTGGGCCGTGAGGACCAGATTGCCCTCCTGAAGGCATCCACCATTGAG ATCATGCTGCTAGAGACGGCCCGGCGCTACAACCACGAGACAGAGTGCATCACCTTCCTGAAGGACTTCACCTACAGCAAGGATGACTTCCACCGTGCAG GCTTGCAAGTGGAGTTCATCAATCCCATCTTCGAGTTCTCACGGGCCATGCGGCGCCTGGGCCTGGACGATGCAGAGTATGCACTCCTCATTGCCATTAACATCTTCTCTGCTGACCGACCCAATGTGCAGGAGCCAAGCCGCGTGGAAGCCCTGCAGCAGCCCTATGTGGAGGCTCTGCTGTCCTACACTCGCATCAAGAGGCCACAG GACCAGCTTCGCTTCCCACGCATGCTGATGAAGCTTGTGAGCCTACGCACGCTGAGCTCCGTCCACTCGGAGCAGGTCTTTGCCCTGAGACTCCAGGACAAGAAGTTGCCACCTTTGCTGTCTGAGATTTGGGACGTCCATGAGTAA
- the Pold1 gene encoding DNA polymerase delta catalytic subunit isoform X1: MDGKRQSGLGPGVPPKRARRGLWDEEEAPPPSQFEENLALLEEMEAEQEEEELQPALEGAAGGQFSEAIDSRWVRPAPPPLDPQTEPLIFQQLEIDHYVGPARPLPGRPVPPRGTVPVLRAFGVTDEGFSVCCHVHGFAPYFYTPAPPGFGAEHLGDLQKELNAAISRDQRGGKELTGPAVLAVELCSRESMFGYHGHGPSPFLRITLALPRLVAPARRLLEQGIRVAGFGTPSFAPYEANVDFEIRFMVDADIVGCNWLELPAGKYILRPEEKVTLCQLEVDVLWSDVVSHPPEGPWQRIAPLRVLSFDIECAGRKGIFPEPERDPVIQICSLGLRWGEPEPFLRLALTLRPCAPILGAKVQSYEQEEELLQAWSAFVRAVDPDVITGYNIQNFDLPYLISRAQTLKVQAFPFLGRVAGLRSNIRDSSFQSKQMGRRESKVVSMVGRVQMDMLQVLLREYKLRSYTLNAVSFHFLGEQKEDVQHSIITDLQNGNDQTRRRLAVYCLKDAFLPLRLLERLMVLVNTVEMARVTGVPLSYLLSRGQQVKVVSQLLRQAMREGLLMPVVKTEGGEDYTGATVIEPLKGYYDVPIATLDFSSLYPSIMMAHNLCYTTLLRPGAAQKLGLTADQFIRTPTGDEFVKTSVRKGLLPQILENLLSARKRAKAELAQETDPLRRQVLDGRQLALKVSANSVYGFTGAQVGKLPCLEISQSVTGFGRQMIEKTKQLVESKYTVENGYSSDAKVVYGDTDSVMCRFGVSSVAEAMALGREAANWVSGHFPPPIRLEFEKVYFPYLLISKKRYAGLLFSSGPDAHDRMDCKGLEAVRRDNCPLVANLVTASLRRLLVDRDPEGAVAHAKDVISDLLCNRIDISQLVITKELTRAAADYAGKQAHVELAERMRKRDPGSAPSLGDRVPYVIIGAAKGVAAYMKSEDPLFVLEHSLPIDTQYYLEQQLAKPLLRIFEPILGEGRAEAVLLRGDHTRCKTVLTGKVGGLLAFAQRRSCCIGCRTVLNHQGAVCKFCQSRESELYQKEVSHLNALEERFSRLWTQCQRCQGSLHEDVICTSRDCPIFYMRKKVRKDLEDQEQLLRRFGPPGPEAW, translated from the exons ATGGATGGCAAGCGGCAGTCAGGCCTGGGTCCTGGGGTGCCCCCGAAGCGGGCCCGTAGGGGACTCTGGGATGAGGAGGAGGCGCCTCCACCATCCCAGTTTGAAGAGAACCTGGCACtgctggaggagatggaggcagaacaggaggaggaggagctgcagCCGGCCCTAGAGGGGGCCGCGGGTG gGCAGTTCTCTGAAGCCATAGATTCCCGCTGGGTGCGGCCTGCCCCACCTCCCCTGGACCCTCAAACAGAGCCCCTCATCTTCCAGCAACTGGAGATTGACCATTATGTGG GCCCAGCGCGTCCCCTGCCAGGGCGGCCTGTGCCGCCCCGTGGTACTGTGCCAGTGCTCCGCGCCTTTGGGGTCACGGATGAGGGTTTCTCTGTCTGCTGCCATGTCCACGGCTTCGCACCCTACTTCTACACCCCAGCACCCCCTG GTTTTGGAGCCGAGCACCTGGGTGACCTACAGAAGGAGCTGAATGCAGCCATCAGCCGGGACCAGCGTGGGGGCAAGGAGCTCACAGGGCCTGCCGTGCTGGCCGTGGAGCTGTGTTCTCGAGAAA GCATGTTCGGGTACCATGGCCATGGCCCATCTCCATTCCTGCGCATCACCTTGGCGCTGCCCCGCCTTGTGGCTCCTGCCCGTCGCCTTCTGGAACAGGGCATCCGGGTGGCAGGCTTCGGCACCCCCAGCTTTGCGCCCTATGAGGCCAACGTGGACTTTGAGATCCG GTTCATGGTGGATGCGGACATCGTTGGCTGCAACTGGCTGGAACTCCCAGCTGGGAAATACATCCTGAGGCCAGAGGAGAAG GTTACACTGTGTCAGCTGGAGGTAGATGTGCTATGGTCAGATGTGGTCAGTCACCCCCCAGAAGGGCCATGGCAGCGCATTGCACCCCTGCGTGTGCTCAGCTTCGACATTGAGTGTGCTGGTCGCAAAG GCATCTTCCCTGAGCCTGAGCGGGACCCCGTGATCCAGATTTGCTCTCTGGGCCTGCGCTGGGGTGAGCCAGAGCCCTTCCTGCGTCTGGCGCTCACCCTGCGGCCCTGTGCTCCTATCCTGGGTGCCAAGGTGCAGAGCTACGAGCAGGAAGAGGAGCTTCTCCAG GCCTGGTCTGCATTCGTCCGTGCCGTGGACCCCGATGTCATCACTGGCTACAACATTCAGAACTTCGACCTCCCCTACCTCATCTCCCGGGCCCAAACCCTCAAG GTGCAGGCCTTCCCTTTCCTGGGCCGCGTGGCCGGACTCCGCTCCAACATCCGGGACTCATCATTCCAGTCAAAGCAGATGGGCCGGCGAGAGAGCAAGGTGGTCAGCATGGTAGGCCGTGTGCAGATGGACATGCTGCAG GTGCTGCTTCGGGAGTATAAGCTCCGCTCTTACACACTCAACGCTGTGAGCTTCCACTTCCTGGGTGAGCAGAAGGAGGATGTGCAGCACAGCATCATCACCGACCTACAG AACGGGAACGACCAGACCCGCCGCCGCCTGGCCGTCTACTGCCTCAAGGACGCCTTCCTGCCTCTGCGGCTGCTCGAGCGGCTCATGGTGCTGGTGAACACTGTGGAGATGGCGAGAGTCACCGGTGTGCCCCTCAGTTACCTGCTTAGCCGTGGCCAGCAGGTCAAGGTCGTGTCCCAGCTGTTGCGGCAG GCCATGCGTGAGGGGCTGCTGATGCCCGTGGTGAAAACGGAGGGTGGCGAGGACTACACGGGAGCCACAGTCATCGAGCCCCTCAAAGG GTACTACGATGTTCCCATCGCTACCCTGGACTTCTCCTCGCTGTACCCGTCCATTATGATGGCCCACAACCTGTGCTACACCACACTTCTGCGGCCCGGGGCTGCCCAGAAACTGGG CCTGACCGCAGACCAGTTCATCAGGACACCCACTGGGGACGAGTTTGTGAAGACATCTGTGCGCAAGGGGCTGTTGCCTCAGATCCTGGAGAACCTGCTCAGTGCCCGGAAGAG GGCCAAGGCAGAGTTGGCCCAGGAGACAGATCCCCTGCGGCGGCAGGTCCTTGATGGGCGGCAGCTGGCGCTGAAGGTGAGCGCCAACTCCGTATATGGCTTCACCGGTGCCCAGGTGGGCAAGCTACCATGCTTGGAGATCTCACAG AGCGTCACTGGATTTGGGCGTCAGATGATTGAGAAAACCAAGCAACTGGTTGAGTCCAAGTACACGGTGGAGAATGGTTACAGTTCAGATGCCAAG GTGGTGTATGGTGACACTGACTCAGTCATGTGCCGATTCGGTGTCTCCTCTGTGGCTGAGGCTATGGCCCTGGGACGGGAGGCTGCAAACTGGGTATCCGGTCACTTCCCACCACCCATCCGGCTCGAGTTTGAGAAG GTCTACTTCCCCTACCTGCTTATCAGCAAGAAGCGCTACGCTGGCCTGCTCTTCTCTTCCGGCCCAGATGCCCATGACCGCATGGACTGCAAGGGCCTGGAGGCTGTGCGCAGGGACAACTGCCCCCTCGTGGCCAACCTGGTCACTGCCTCACTGCGCCGCTTGCTTGTGGACAG AGACCCCGAGGGCGCCGTGGCCCACGCGAAGGACGTCATCTCAGACCTGCTGTGTAACCGCATCGACATCTCCCAGTTGGTCATCACCAAGGAGCTGACCCGTGCCGCAGCCGACTACGCCGGCAAGCAGGCCCACGTGGAGCTGGCCGAGAG GATGAGGAAGCGCGACCCCGGGAGTGCACCCAGCCTGGGCGACCGTGTCCCCTATGTGATCATCGGAGCTGCCAAGGGCGTGGCTGCCTACATGAAGTCCGAG GACCCCCTGTTCGTGCTGGAGCACAGCCTGCCCATCGACACGCAGTACTACCTGGAGCAGCAGCTGGCCAAGCCCCTCCTGCGCATCTTCGAGCCCATCCTGGGCGAGGGCCGCGCAGAGGCGGTGCTACTGC GGGGTGACCACACGCGCTGCAAGACGGTGCTCACGGGCAAGGTGGGCGGGCTCCTGGCCTTCGCCCAGCGCCGCAGCTGCTGCATCGGCTGCCGCACGGTGCTCAACCACCAGG GAGCCGTGTGCAAATTCTGCCAATCCAGGGAGTCAGAGCTGTATCAGAAAGAG GTGTCCCACCTGAACGCCCTGGAGGAGCGCTTCTCACGCCTCTGGACCCAGTGCCAGCGCTGTCAGGGCAGCCTGCACGAGGACGTCATCTGCACCAG CCGGGACTGCCCCATCTTCTACATGCGCAAGAAGGTGCGGAAGGACTTGGAGGATCAGGAGCAGCTGCTGAGGCGCTTTGGCCCCCCTGGCCCTGAGGCCTGGTGA
- the Pold1 gene encoding DNA polymerase delta catalytic subunit isoform X2, translating to MDGKRQSGLGPGVPPKRARRGLWDEEEAPPPSQFEENLALLEEMEAEQEEEELQPALEGAAGGQFSEAIDSRWVRPAPPPLDPQTEPLIFQQLEIDHYVGPARPLPGRPVPPRGTVPVLRAFGVTDEGFSVCCHVHGFAPYFYTPAPPGFGAEHLGDLQKELNAAISRDQRGGKELTGPAVLAVELCSRESMFGYHGHGPSPFLRITLALPRLVAPARRLLEQGIRVAGFGTPSFAPYEANVDFEIRFMVDADIVGCNWLELPAGKYILRPEEKVTLCQLEVDVLWSDVVSHPPEGPWQRIAPLRVLSFDIECAGRKGIFPEPERDPVIQICSLGLRWGEPEPFLRLALTLRPCAPILGAKVQSYEQEEELLQAWSAFVRAVDPDVITGYNIQNFDLPYLISRAQTLKVQAFPFLGRVAGLRSNIRDSSFQSKQMGRRESKVVSMVGRVQMDMLQVLLREYKLRSYTLNAVSFHFLGEQKEDVQHSIITDLQNGNDQTRRRLAVYCLKDAFLPLRLLERLMVLVNTVEMARVTGVPLSYLLSRGQQVKVVSQLLRQAMREGLLMPVVKTEGGEDYTGATVIEPLKGYYDVPIATLDFSSLYPSIMMAHNLCYTTLLRPGAAQKLGLTADQFIRTPTGDEFVKTSVRKGLLPQILENLLSARKRAKAELAQETDPLRRQVLDGRQLALKSVTGFGRQMIEKTKQLVESKYTVENGYSSDAKVVYGDTDSVMCRFGVSSVAEAMALGREAANWVSGHFPPPIRLEFEKVYFPYLLISKKRYAGLLFSSGPDAHDRMDCKGLEAVRRDNCPLVANLVTASLRRLLVDRDPEGAVAHAKDVISDLLCNRIDISQLVITKELTRAAADYAGKQAHVELAERMRKRDPGSAPSLGDRVPYVIIGAAKGVAAYMKSEDPLFVLEHSLPIDTQYYLEQQLAKPLLRIFEPILGEGRAEAVLLRGDHTRCKTVLTGKVGGLLAFAQRRSCCIGCRTVLNHQGAVCKFCQSRESELYQKEVSHLNALEERFSRLWTQCQRCQGSLHEDVICTSRDCPIFYMRKKVRKDLEDQEQLLRRFGPPGPEAW from the exons ATGGATGGCAAGCGGCAGTCAGGCCTGGGTCCTGGGGTGCCCCCGAAGCGGGCCCGTAGGGGACTCTGGGATGAGGAGGAGGCGCCTCCACCATCCCAGTTTGAAGAGAACCTGGCACtgctggaggagatggaggcagaacaggaggaggaggagctgcagCCGGCCCTAGAGGGGGCCGCGGGTG gGCAGTTCTCTGAAGCCATAGATTCCCGCTGGGTGCGGCCTGCCCCACCTCCCCTGGACCCTCAAACAGAGCCCCTCATCTTCCAGCAACTGGAGATTGACCATTATGTGG GCCCAGCGCGTCCCCTGCCAGGGCGGCCTGTGCCGCCCCGTGGTACTGTGCCAGTGCTCCGCGCCTTTGGGGTCACGGATGAGGGTTTCTCTGTCTGCTGCCATGTCCACGGCTTCGCACCCTACTTCTACACCCCAGCACCCCCTG GTTTTGGAGCCGAGCACCTGGGTGACCTACAGAAGGAGCTGAATGCAGCCATCAGCCGGGACCAGCGTGGGGGCAAGGAGCTCACAGGGCCTGCCGTGCTGGCCGTGGAGCTGTGTTCTCGAGAAA GCATGTTCGGGTACCATGGCCATGGCCCATCTCCATTCCTGCGCATCACCTTGGCGCTGCCCCGCCTTGTGGCTCCTGCCCGTCGCCTTCTGGAACAGGGCATCCGGGTGGCAGGCTTCGGCACCCCCAGCTTTGCGCCCTATGAGGCCAACGTGGACTTTGAGATCCG GTTCATGGTGGATGCGGACATCGTTGGCTGCAACTGGCTGGAACTCCCAGCTGGGAAATACATCCTGAGGCCAGAGGAGAAG GTTACACTGTGTCAGCTGGAGGTAGATGTGCTATGGTCAGATGTGGTCAGTCACCCCCCAGAAGGGCCATGGCAGCGCATTGCACCCCTGCGTGTGCTCAGCTTCGACATTGAGTGTGCTGGTCGCAAAG GCATCTTCCCTGAGCCTGAGCGGGACCCCGTGATCCAGATTTGCTCTCTGGGCCTGCGCTGGGGTGAGCCAGAGCCCTTCCTGCGTCTGGCGCTCACCCTGCGGCCCTGTGCTCCTATCCTGGGTGCCAAGGTGCAGAGCTACGAGCAGGAAGAGGAGCTTCTCCAG GCCTGGTCTGCATTCGTCCGTGCCGTGGACCCCGATGTCATCACTGGCTACAACATTCAGAACTTCGACCTCCCCTACCTCATCTCCCGGGCCCAAACCCTCAAG GTGCAGGCCTTCCCTTTCCTGGGCCGCGTGGCCGGACTCCGCTCCAACATCCGGGACTCATCATTCCAGTCAAAGCAGATGGGCCGGCGAGAGAGCAAGGTGGTCAGCATGGTAGGCCGTGTGCAGATGGACATGCTGCAG GTGCTGCTTCGGGAGTATAAGCTCCGCTCTTACACACTCAACGCTGTGAGCTTCCACTTCCTGGGTGAGCAGAAGGAGGATGTGCAGCACAGCATCATCACCGACCTACAG AACGGGAACGACCAGACCCGCCGCCGCCTGGCCGTCTACTGCCTCAAGGACGCCTTCCTGCCTCTGCGGCTGCTCGAGCGGCTCATGGTGCTGGTGAACACTGTGGAGATGGCGAGAGTCACCGGTGTGCCCCTCAGTTACCTGCTTAGCCGTGGCCAGCAGGTCAAGGTCGTGTCCCAGCTGTTGCGGCAG GCCATGCGTGAGGGGCTGCTGATGCCCGTGGTGAAAACGGAGGGTGGCGAGGACTACACGGGAGCCACAGTCATCGAGCCCCTCAAAGG GTACTACGATGTTCCCATCGCTACCCTGGACTTCTCCTCGCTGTACCCGTCCATTATGATGGCCCACAACCTGTGCTACACCACACTTCTGCGGCCCGGGGCTGCCCAGAAACTGGG CCTGACCGCAGACCAGTTCATCAGGACACCCACTGGGGACGAGTTTGTGAAGACATCTGTGCGCAAGGGGCTGTTGCCTCAGATCCTGGAGAACCTGCTCAGTGCCCGGAAGAG GGCCAAGGCAGAGTTGGCCCAGGAGACAGATCCCCTGCGGCGGCAGGTCCTTGATGGGCGGCAGCTGGCGCTGAAG AGCGTCACTGGATTTGGGCGTCAGATGATTGAGAAAACCAAGCAACTGGTTGAGTCCAAGTACACGGTGGAGAATGGTTACAGTTCAGATGCCAAG GTGGTGTATGGTGACACTGACTCAGTCATGTGCCGATTCGGTGTCTCCTCTGTGGCTGAGGCTATGGCCCTGGGACGGGAGGCTGCAAACTGGGTATCCGGTCACTTCCCACCACCCATCCGGCTCGAGTTTGAGAAG GTCTACTTCCCCTACCTGCTTATCAGCAAGAAGCGCTACGCTGGCCTGCTCTTCTCTTCCGGCCCAGATGCCCATGACCGCATGGACTGCAAGGGCCTGGAGGCTGTGCGCAGGGACAACTGCCCCCTCGTGGCCAACCTGGTCACTGCCTCACTGCGCCGCTTGCTTGTGGACAG AGACCCCGAGGGCGCCGTGGCCCACGCGAAGGACGTCATCTCAGACCTGCTGTGTAACCGCATCGACATCTCCCAGTTGGTCATCACCAAGGAGCTGACCCGTGCCGCAGCCGACTACGCCGGCAAGCAGGCCCACGTGGAGCTGGCCGAGAG GATGAGGAAGCGCGACCCCGGGAGTGCACCCAGCCTGGGCGACCGTGTCCCCTATGTGATCATCGGAGCTGCCAAGGGCGTGGCTGCCTACATGAAGTCCGAG GACCCCCTGTTCGTGCTGGAGCACAGCCTGCCCATCGACACGCAGTACTACCTGGAGCAGCAGCTGGCCAAGCCCCTCCTGCGCATCTTCGAGCCCATCCTGGGCGAGGGCCGCGCAGAGGCGGTGCTACTGC GGGGTGACCACACGCGCTGCAAGACGGTGCTCACGGGCAAGGTGGGCGGGCTCCTGGCCTTCGCCCAGCGCCGCAGCTGCTGCATCGGCTGCCGCACGGTGCTCAACCACCAGG GAGCCGTGTGCAAATTCTGCCAATCCAGGGAGTCAGAGCTGTATCAGAAAGAG GTGTCCCACCTGAACGCCCTGGAGGAGCGCTTCTCACGCCTCTGGACCCAGTGCCAGCGCTGTCAGGGCAGCCTGCACGAGGACGTCATCTGCACCAG CCGGGACTGCCCCATCTTCTACATGCGCAAGAAGGTGCGGAAGGACTTGGAGGATCAGGAGCAGCTGCTGAGGCGCTTTGGCCCCCCTGGCCCTGAGGCCTGGTGA